The following coding sequences lie in one Cotesia glomerata isolate CgM1 linkage group LG5, MPM_Cglom_v2.3, whole genome shotgun sequence genomic window:
- the LOC123266036 gene encoding uncharacterized protein LOC123266036, with amino-acid sequence MSQQTRFEIPSRRTITGILQDDAKVVCKGPQETIEIRDIDEETTKEEIQAALKEEVGKDHEIPLEGIKIRKAFRGTQTAAVTLPMTIARKLVEGTGKIHVGWVNCRIKATTRPIQCFKCWHFGHVGPQCKSQVDRSKLCIRCGQEGYRIADCKNSAKCAICADQQGAKDVAHHAGTYRCPVYQEALQKLTNKQA; translated from the exons ATGTCCCAGCAGACCAGGTTCGAAATACCGTCGAGAAG GACCATCACAGGAATTCTTCAAGACGATGCTAAGGTAGTCTGTAAAGGTCCACAGGAGACCATTGAGATTCGAGACATCGACGAAGAAACGACGAAGGAAGAGATCCAGGCTGCCCTGAAAGAGGAAGTTGGAAAAGATCATGAGATACCTCTAGAAGGAATAAAAATCCGTAAGGCTTTCAGAGGTACGCAGACGGCTGCAGTCACTTTACCTATGACCATCGCGCGAAAATTAGTGGAAGGAACCGGCAAGATCCATGTCGGGTGGGTTAACTGCCGAATCAAAGCGACGACGAGACCTATccaatgctttaaatgctggcactttggacatGTTGGGCCCCAATGTAAAAGCCAAGTAGACCGATCTAAGCTCTGCATCAGATGTGGACAAGAAGGGTACCGTATCGCGGACTGTAAAAATTCTGCCAAGTGTGCAATATGTGCTGACCAGCAAGGAGCAAAGGACGTGGCTCACCATGCCGGCACCTACAGATGCCCGGTATATCAGGAGGCGCTCCAAaagttgacgaacaaacaaGCATGA